One part of the Methylobacterium mesophilicum SR1.6/6 genome encodes these proteins:
- a CDS encoding F0F1 ATP synthase subunit C: MDPVAAKYIGAGLACLGMAGAGIGLGNLFGQFLAGALRNPSAADGQRATLLLGFALTEALGIFSLLIALLLLFAV, from the coding sequence ATGGATCCCGTCGCTGCGAAGTACATCGGCGCCGGCCTCGCCTGCCTCGGCATGGCGGGTGCGGGCATCGGCCTCGGCAACCTGTTCGGTCAGTTCCTCGCCGGCGCCCTTCGCAACCCGTCCGCGGCCGACGGCCAGCGCGCCACCCTGCTCCTGGGCTTCGCCCTCACCGAGGCGCTCGGCATCTTCTCGCTGCTGATCGCGCTGCTGCTGCTCTTCGCCGTCTGA
- a CDS encoding DsbA family protein: protein MTTRRDALKYSGLALGAGLALPYLSRGAQAQNADMAALLQPGPLGDVWLGPADAKCTIIEYASMTCSHCAAFHRNTWPTLKERYIDTGKVRFTLREFPLDPLATAAFMLARCEGDSKYYPITDLLFDQQQGWAFTPKPVDALEQMLRQAGYNKQTFEACLKDQKVYSAVNTVKQRGLDVFKVDSTPTFFINGERYTGEMTVEGMEKVIKPLIGA from the coding sequence ATGACGACGCGACGCGACGCTCTCAAGTACTCCGGCCTCGCCCTCGGCGCCGGCCTCGCCCTGCCCTATCTGTCCCGCGGCGCCCAGGCGCAGAATGCCGACATGGCCGCGCTGCTGCAGCCGGGGCCGCTGGGCGACGTCTGGCTCGGCCCGGCCGACGCCAAGTGCACGATCATCGAGTACGCCTCGATGACCTGCTCGCATTGCGCCGCCTTCCACCGGAATACCTGGCCGACCCTGAAGGAGCGCTACATCGACACCGGCAAGGTGCGGTTCACGCTCCGGGAGTTCCCCCTCGACCCGCTGGCCACCGCGGCCTTCATGCTCGCGCGCTGCGAGGGTGACTCCAAGTACTATCCGATCACCGACCTGCTGTTCGACCAGCAGCAAGGCTGGGCCTTCACGCCGAAGCCCGTGGACGCTCTGGAGCAGATGCTGCGGCAGGCCGGCTACAACAAGCAGACCTTCGAGGCCTGCCTGAAGGACCAGAAGGTCTACAGCGCGGTCAACACCGTGAAGCAGCGCGGGCTCGACGTGTTCAAGGTCGATTCCACGCCGACCTTCTTCATCAACGGCGAGCGCTACACCGGCGAGATGACGGTCGAGGGCATGGAGAAGGTGATCAAGCCGCTCATCGGCGCCTGA
- a CDS encoding ATP synthase subunit b/b` has translation MAQPNPLTTPPSGADTQIVPGHTEHTEAHSGAFPPFETSGFLAQLIWLALAFGLLYYLMDKIALPRIQSILHARAERLRADLDQAQAMKAEADAAGVAFETALREAQGKARDIAQTTRNELAAEAETKRKALEEELNTKLSASEATIRTRTEAAMGNVRSIAGEAASAIVERLTGQAPDRATLDRALDATAH, from the coding sequence ATGGCGCAGCCCAATCCCCTCACCACGCCGCCCTCGGGCGCCGACACGCAGATCGTGCCGGGCCATACCGAGCACACGGAAGCGCATTCCGGGGCCTTTCCGCCCTTCGAGACCTCCGGCTTCCTGGCGCAGCTGATCTGGCTCGCCCTGGCCTTCGGGCTCCTCTACTATCTCATGGACAAGATCGCGCTGCCGCGCATCCAGTCGATCCTGCACGCCCGCGCCGAGCGCCTGCGGGCCGACCTGGATCAGGCGCAGGCGATGAAGGCCGAGGCGGATGCCGCCGGCGTGGCCTTCGAGACCGCCCTCCGGGAGGCTCAGGGCAAGGCGCGCGACATCGCGCAGACCACCCGCAACGAGCTGGCCGCCGAGGCCGAGACCAAGCGCAAGGCGCTGGAGGAGGAGCTGAACACCAAGCTCTCCGCCTCCGAGGCGACGATCCGTACGCGGACCGAGGCGGCCATGGGCAACGTCCGCTCGATCGCCGGCGAGGCGGCCTCCGCGATCGTCGAGCGTCTGACCGGGCAGGCTCCCGATCGGGCCACGCTCGACCGCGCCCTCGACGCCACCGCACACTAG
- a CDS encoding ATP F0F1 synthase subunit B (Produces ATP from ADP in the presence of a proton gradient across the membrane. Subunit B is part of the membrane proton channel.): MLEAEFWVAVAFVIFMGIAWKVGGFSAMTKGLDGRAKRVRHELDEAKRLREEAAAVLADYKRRRAEAEKEAESIVASAREEAKRAAEEGHRKLDDFLARRTKAAETKIAQAEAQAEAQVRAAAAEAAVKVSETILRERLQGEAAQGLIRSSLGEVRTRMRS, from the coding sequence CTGCTCGAAGCCGAATTCTGGGTCGCCGTCGCGTTCGTCATCTTCATGGGCATCGCCTGGAAGGTCGGCGGCTTCTCGGCGATGACCAAGGGCCTGGACGGCCGTGCCAAGCGCGTCCGCCACGAGCTCGACGAGGCCAAGCGCCTGCGCGAGGAGGCGGCGGCCGTGCTCGCCGACTACAAGCGCCGCCGGGCCGAGGCCGAGAAGGAGGCCGAGTCGATCGTCGCCAGCGCCCGCGAGGAGGCCAAGCGCGCCGCCGAGGAGGGTCACCGCAAGCTCGACGATTTCCTCGCGCGCCGCACCAAGGCCGCCGAGACCAAGATTGCCCAGGCCGAGGCTCAGGCCGAGGCTCAGGTGCGCGCCGCCGCCGCGGAGGCCGCCGTCAAGGTGTCGGAGACGATCCTGCGCGAGCGGCTGCAGGGCGAGGCCGCGCAGGGCCTGATCCGGTCGAGTCTCGGTGAGGTCCGGACCCGGATGCGATCCTGA
- a CDS encoding formate/nitrite transporter family protein, which yields MVRDKDKRADPEARRDELLKEVSEIGRPDAYVLHEVIRLEGDEELRRHGLALFLSAFAAGLSIALSLIVPGVLRSHLPETDWAKIVSSMGYAVGFLVVVLGRQQLFTENTITPVLPLLHDRSVKTALRVIRLWTIVLCGNILGTLAIATLTAFSGAFEPPVLKAFAEISHDAIAHGFWSTFVKAVFAGWMIALMVWFLPATASAAPFVILLMTWLVALCGLAHIVAGSVEAFFLVVTGAATMGDYGLKFFLPTLLGNTFGGAALVAVLNYGQVAPEVEETKAVEGERLD from the coding sequence ATGGTGCGGGACAAGGACAAGCGCGCTGATCCGGAGGCGCGCCGCGATGAGCTGCTGAAGGAAGTCTCCGAGATCGGCCGGCCGGACGCCTACGTCCTTCATGAGGTCATCCGGCTCGAAGGCGACGAGGAGTTGCGGCGCCACGGTCTGGCGCTGTTCCTCTCGGCCTTCGCGGCGGGCCTCAGCATCGCCCTGTCGCTGATCGTCCCGGGCGTGCTGCGGAGCCATCTGCCGGAGACCGACTGGGCCAAGATCGTGAGCTCGATGGGCTACGCGGTCGGATTCCTGGTGGTTGTCCTCGGGCGCCAGCAGCTGTTCACCGAGAACACCATCACGCCGGTGCTGCCGCTGCTGCACGACCGCTCGGTGAAGACGGCGCTTCGGGTGATCCGGCTCTGGACCATCGTCCTTTGCGGCAACATCCTCGGCACGCTCGCGATCGCGACGCTCACGGCCTTTTCCGGCGCCTTCGAGCCGCCGGTGCTCAAGGCGTTTGCGGAGATCAGCCACGACGCCATCGCGCACGGCTTCTGGTCGACGTTCGTGAAGGCGGTCTTCGCCGGCTGGATGATCGCCCTGATGGTCTGGTTCCTGCCGGCGACCGCGAGCGCAGCCCCCTTCGTGATCCTGCTGATGACGTGGCTGGTGGCGCTCTGCGGCCTCGCCCACATCGTGGCCGGCTCGGTCGAGGCCTTCTTCCTCGTGGTCACCGGGGCGGCGACGATGGGCGATTACGGCTTGAAGTTCTTCCTTCCCACCCTGCTGGGCAACACCTTCGGCGGTGCCGCGCTGGTGGCGGTGCTCAACTACGGCCAGGTTGCGCCGGAGGTGGAGGAGACCAAGGCGGTGGAGGGCGAGCGCCTCGACTGA
- a CDS encoding F0F1 ATP synthase subunit A, whose amino-acid sequence MAVTIDPIHQFELKPLVSLGHIGHQQLAFTQSALYMFAAVGVIALITIVATASRSVVPGRMQSLAEIFYEFIADTVHQATGDGGKRFLPLVFSLFMFVLVLNLFGMIPYAFAVTSHLIITFGLAALVISTVVIFGVMKHGTHFFGLFVPSGVPKPLLAILVPIEVISFISRPISLSVRLFANMLAGHIAMKIFAFFVVQLLLAGAWSVLSPLPLFLTIALTALEFLVAALQAYVFATLTAIYLNDALHPGH is encoded by the coding sequence ATGGCGGTCACGATCGACCCGATCCATCAGTTCGAGCTGAAGCCGCTCGTATCGCTGGGCCATATCGGCCATCAGCAGCTCGCGTTCACGCAATCGGCCCTGTACATGTTCGCCGCCGTCGGGGTGATCGCGCTGATCACCATCGTGGCGACGGCCTCCCGCTCGGTCGTGCCGGGCCGGATGCAGTCCCTGGCGGAGATCTTCTACGAGTTCATCGCCGACACGGTGCACCAAGCCACCGGCGACGGCGGAAAGCGGTTCCTGCCGCTGGTCTTCTCCCTGTTCATGTTCGTGCTCGTCCTGAACCTGTTCGGGATGATCCCCTACGCCTTCGCGGTGACCAGCCACCTGATCATCACCTTCGGCCTCGCCGCGCTGGTGATCTCCACGGTGGTGATCTTCGGCGTGATGAAGCACGGCACCCACTTCTTCGGCCTGTTCGTGCCGTCGGGCGTGCCGAAGCCGCTGCTGGCGATCCTGGTGCCGATCGAGGTGATCTCGTTCATCTCGCGCCCGATCAGCCTGTCGGTTCGTCTGTTCGCCAACATGCTGGCCGGCCACATCGCGATGAAGATCTTCGCGTTCTTCGTGGTTCAGCTTCTTCTCGCGGGCGCCTGGAGCGTGCTATCGCCGCTCCCGCTGTTCCTGACGATCGCGCTGACCGCCCTCGAGTTCCTCGTTGCGGCGCTTCAGGCCTACGTCTTCGCGACGCTGACGGCGATCTACCTCAACGACGCCCTTCACCCCGGCCACTAA
- a CDS encoding AtpZ/AtpI family protein, with translation MNGDDPRDGEGTAQTPTDSELSARLRRLETQIERKRPQAAPDPSSRPRNGGSSSLGQAMTLSTEFVAGVIAGGILGWIVDHVFGTKPWGLIVLLMLGFVAGVYNVMRVSGFAAARPVRRDRQEP, from the coding sequence GTGAACGGCGACGACCCGAGGGACGGGGAAGGGACCGCGCAGACGCCGACGGACAGCGAACTCTCCGCGAGGCTCCGACGTCTCGAGACGCAGATCGAACGGAAGCGGCCGCAGGCTGCTCCCGATCCTTCCTCGCGCCCTCGGAACGGCGGATCCTCCTCGCTCGGCCAAGCCATGACGCTCTCCACGGAGTTCGTCGCGGGCGTGATCGCGGGGGGCATACTCGGCTGGATCGTCGATCATGTCTTCGGGACGAAGCCCTGGGGCCTGATCGTCCTCTTGATGCTGGGGTTCGTCGCGGGGGTCTACAACGTGATGCGCGTGTCGGGTTTCGCCGCCGCGCGTCCGGTACGGCGCGATCGGCAGGAGCCTTAA
- a CDS encoding FkbM family methyltransferase, with amino-acid sequence MTDTQPYGTYEPSGLVAAITRRTNRIPAESWYGRRLALFLRRIAIARLGGKPLDVTRYGARMRLHPYNNNCEKKVLFTPQFFDPEERALLQERLPDDCVFLDIGANIGAYALCVAAFSGPAARIVAVEPQPDVFNRLTYNIAQNPFHTVKAVACAVADKAGELTLFIDPRNRGESSLRIVGTNEGARITVPAVPLLDLLRREGLTRVDAIKLDVEGAEDLILEPFLREAPESLLPKILLIENGTGQWQLDLPTHLEGYGYREISRSRLNLMFERSAVRPA; translated from the coding sequence ATGACGGACACCCAGCCCTACGGCACCTATGAACCGTCCGGCCTCGTGGCGGCGATCACCCGCCGCACGAACCGGATCCCGGCCGAGTCCTGGTACGGACGGCGTCTCGCGCTGTTCCTGCGCCGGATCGCCATCGCGCGCCTCGGCGGCAAGCCCCTCGACGTGACCCGCTACGGCGCGCGGATGCGGCTGCACCCGTACAACAACAATTGCGAGAAGAAGGTACTGTTCACGCCGCAATTCTTCGATCCGGAGGAGCGCGCGCTCCTGCAGGAACGGCTGCCGGACGATTGCGTCTTCCTCGACATCGGCGCGAATATCGGCGCGTACGCCCTGTGCGTCGCGGCCTTCTCGGGCCCAGCCGCCCGGATCGTCGCGGTCGAGCCGCAGCCCGACGTGTTCAACCGCCTGACCTACAACATCGCCCAGAACCCGTTCCACACGGTGAAGGCGGTGGCCTGTGCGGTGGCCGACAAGGCCGGCGAACTCACGCTGTTCATCGATCCCCGCAACCGCGGCGAGTCGAGCCTGCGCATCGTCGGCACCAACGAGGGGGCGCGCATCACCGTGCCGGCGGTGCCGCTCCTCGATCTCCTGCGCCGCGAGGGTCTGACCCGGGTCGACGCCATCAAGCTCGACGTGGAAGGCGCGGAGGACCTGATCCTGGAGCCGTTCCTCCGCGAGGCGCCGGAGTCCCTGCTGCCCAAGATCCTGTTGATCGAGAACGGCACCGGGCAGTGGCAGCTCGACCTGCCCACGCACCTCGAAGGCTACGGCTATCGCGAGATCTCGCGCTCGCGGCTGAACCTGATGTTCGAGCGGTCTGCAGTCAGGCCGGCGTGA
- a CDS encoding DUF721 domain-containing protein yields MARVKPLAELIESCIGPAFAAQGFASTDILAAWPEIVGERLARYCRPSKLEWPKRRRKDSGTPDSGTLVVRVEGVFALELQHLAPVVIQRINAHYGWACVARIVLQQDRVGRGSRVPSRARIDPTAAGEVRRAVAEIADDGLRAALDRLGTAAVATRPER; encoded by the coding sequence ATGGCGCGCGTCAAACCGCTGGCCGAGCTGATCGAAAGTTGCATCGGGCCGGCCTTCGCGGCGCAGGGCTTCGCCTCGACCGACATCCTGGCCGCCTGGCCGGAGATCGTCGGCGAGCGGCTCGCCCGCTACTGCCGGCCGTCCAAGCTCGAATGGCCGAAGCGCCGCCGCAAGGATTCCGGCACCCCGGATTCCGGCACCCTCGTGGTGCGCGTCGAGGGTGTCTTCGCCCTCGAACTCCAGCATCTCGCGCCGGTGGTGATCCAGCGGATCAACGCCCATTACGGCTGGGCCTGCGTTGCCCGGATCGTACTGCAGCAGGATCGGGTCGGGCGCGGCAGCCGCGTGCCGTCACGCGCGCGGATCGACCCGACCGCCGCCGGCGAGGTCCGGCGCGCCGTGGCGGAGATCGCCGACGACGGCCTGCGCGCGGCCCTCGACCGCCTCGGCACCGCCGCGGTGGCGACGCGCCCGGAGCGGTGA
- the mutY gene encoding A/G-specific adenine glycosylase — MPTRTDPDPEPGPGPRADDLLAWYDRHRRVLPWRALAGEVPDPYRVWLSEVMLQQTTIAAVRPYFERFLTRFSDVFALADAPEEAVMSAWAGLGYYSRARNLHACAKAVAAAGGRFPDTAEGLRKLPGIGAYTAGAIAAIAFDRPEAAVDGNVERVLSRAYAVETPLPGSRPEIRRLTQALVPADRPGDFAQALMDLGATICTPKRPACALCPWMRPCRARSLGTQETFPRKIRVAKGALRRGAAFVAIRSGDEAVLLRTRPPEGLLGNMAEPPGGAWEADYDPAAALLDAPLDARWKRLPGLVRHGFTHFPLELTVFAARVALSTPAPPGMRFTPRAALDDEPLPGLMRKVLAHAFDPKPEPEKKPRGRPRKEPPPMPLLAAMEPPVSMPDPEPRPSVRAVPKPRPKAPPTPPPEADELFEGEVEPPAAPAAPRRRGPARNRS; from the coding sequence ATGCCGACTCGCACAGACCCGGATCCCGAGCCCGGTCCCGGACCGCGCGCCGACGACCTGCTCGCCTGGTACGACCGGCACCGGCGCGTGCTGCCGTGGCGGGCGCTGGCCGGCGAGGTGCCCGATCCCTACCGGGTCTGGCTCTCCGAGGTGATGCTGCAGCAGACCACAATCGCGGCGGTCCGCCCGTATTTCGAGCGCTTCCTGACCCGGTTTTCCGACGTGTTCGCCTTGGCCGACGCCCCCGAGGAGGCGGTGATGTCGGCCTGGGCCGGGCTCGGCTACTATTCCCGCGCGCGCAATCTCCACGCCTGCGCCAAGGCGGTGGCGGCGGCGGGCGGCCGGTTTCCCGACACGGCCGAGGGCCTGCGCAAACTGCCGGGCATCGGCGCCTACACGGCGGGGGCCATCGCGGCGATCGCCTTCGACCGGCCTGAGGCCGCCGTCGACGGTAACGTCGAGCGGGTCTTAAGCCGCGCTTACGCGGTGGAGACGCCGCTCCCGGGCAGCCGACCGGAGATCCGGCGTCTGACGCAGGCGCTGGTGCCCGCGGACCGGCCGGGCGACTTCGCGCAGGCCCTCATGGATCTCGGCGCGACGATCTGCACGCCCAAGCGCCCCGCCTGCGCGCTCTGTCCGTGGATGCGGCCCTGCCGCGCCCGTTCGCTCGGCACGCAGGAGACGTTCCCACGCAAGATCAGGGTGGCCAAGGGCGCTCTGCGCCGCGGCGCGGCCTTCGTGGCGATTCGCAGCGGTGACGAGGCGGTGCTTCTGCGGACCCGCCCGCCCGAGGGACTTCTCGGCAACATGGCCGAGCCGCCGGGCGGCGCCTGGGAGGCGGATTACGATCCCGCGGCCGCGCTCTTGGACGCGCCTCTCGACGCCCGCTGGAAGCGGCTTCCGGGGCTCGTCCGCCACGGCTTCACGCATTTCCCGCTGGAGCTGACGGTGTTCGCGGCCCGGGTGGCGCTGTCGACGCCGGCGCCTCCCGGCATGCGCTTCACGCCGCGCGCGGCCCTCGACGACGAGCCGCTGCCCGGCCTGATGCGCAAGGTCCTGGCCCACGCCTTCGATCCGAAGCCGGAGCCCGAGAAGAAGCCGCGCGGACGCCCCAGGAAGGAGCCGCCGCCGATGCCGCTGCTCGCGGCGATGGAGCCGCCGGTGTCCATGCCGGATCCTGAGCCGCGCCCCAGCGTACGCGCCGTGCCGAAGCCGCGGCCGAAGGCGCCGCCGACGCCGCCGCCCGAGGCGGACGAACTGTTCGAAGGTGAGGTCGAGCCGCCCGCCGCTCCGGCAGCGCCGCGACGCCGGGGACCGGCGCGAAACCGGTCGTGA
- a CDS encoding competence/damage-inducible protein A has translation MTQPSDSVTAAILVIGDEILSGRTKDKNIGTIADFLTAAGIDLREVRIVPDEAAMIVEAVNALRQRYTYLFTTGGIGPTHDDITADCVAQAFGVGIDVDERARAMLLERHKPEDLNEARLRMARIPFGADLIANPVSKAPGFRIGNVHVMAGVPSIMQAMLDSVAPTLKGGTAMLSETIEAAGLPEGSYAGGLGEIAKMRPAVSIGSYPAITPEGFRNRIVVRSRDSQALAEARIAVEALLAQLSA, from the coding sequence ATGACCCAGCCTTCCGATTCCGTCACCGCCGCGATCCTCGTCATCGGCGATGAGATCCTCTCGGGTCGCACCAAGGACAAGAACATCGGCACCATCGCCGACTTCCTCACCGCCGCCGGGATCGACCTGCGCGAGGTGCGGATCGTGCCCGACGAGGCCGCCATGATCGTCGAGGCGGTGAACGCCCTCCGGCAGCGCTACACCTACCTGTTCACGACCGGAGGGATCGGGCCCACGCACGACGACATCACCGCCGACTGCGTGGCCCAGGCCTTCGGGGTCGGCATCGATGTCGACGAGCGGGCGCGGGCGATGCTGCTGGAGCGTCACAAGCCGGAAGATCTGAACGAGGCCCGCCTGCGCATGGCGCGGATCCCGTTCGGCGCGGATCTGATCGCCAACCCGGTCTCGAAGGCGCCGGGCTTCCGCATCGGCAACGTTCACGTCATGGCCGGCGTGCCGAGCATCATGCAGGCCATGCTCGACTCAGTCGCCCCGACCCTGAAGGGCGGCACCGCCATGCTGTCCGAGACGATCGAGGCGGCGGGGCTCCCCGAGGGCAGCTACGCAGGCGGCCTCGGCGAGATCGCCAAGATGCGGCCGGCCGTCTCCATCGGCTCGTATCCGGCGATCACGCCGGAAGGCTTCCGCAACCGGATCGTCGTGCGCAGCCGCGACAGCCAGGCCCTGGCGGAAGCGCGGATCGCGGTCGAAGCCCTGCTGGCGCAGCTCTCGGCTTGA
- a CDS encoding NAD(P)/FAD-dependent oxidoreductase — MADRARIVIVGGGVAGIEVATSLGRGGRADVTLADRSLSHVWKPMLHTFAAGTARADRQKVDFFAQARRNSFRFQPGTLVGIDRQAKRVRLAVEAAEGRPEIDRPYDLLVLAIGSRANDFGTPGVAEHCLTIDDLTEAEHFHDQLRCHLLARLDRGSMLEIAIVGGGATGVELAAELKHAINLLSAYGSPDLPRRLRLTLIESGARLLPAFPEKVSRAAARTLSDLAVEVRTNAMVTGADVDGFSLKDGSRIPAGLKVWAAGVKAPDVLAGLDGLERSRTGQLVVGPDLRTSRDPAILALGDCTSLDDPQSGKPVPATAQAARQQAQHLARHLGRALARGGSVATDLPPFRYVEKGAIVSLADFNGWGTLGRYTFGGGRLNGLSARLTHDLLYRQHQIGLYGPVRGTMTWLLDDLDHLISPPVRLD; from the coding sequence ATGGCGGACAGGGCGCGGATCGTGATCGTCGGCGGCGGCGTCGCCGGCATCGAGGTGGCCACCAGCCTCGGGCGCGGCGGCCGGGCGGACGTGACCCTGGCCGATCGCAGCCTCTCGCATGTCTGGAAGCCGATGCTGCATACCTTCGCGGCCGGCACCGCCCGGGCCGACCGGCAGAAGGTCGATTTCTTCGCACAGGCGCGGCGCAACAGTTTCCGTTTTCAGCCGGGCACCCTCGTCGGGATCGACCGTCAAGCCAAGCGCGTGCGGCTCGCCGTGGAGGCGGCGGAGGGGCGCCCGGAGATCGACCGGCCCTATGACCTGCTCGTCCTCGCCATCGGCAGTCGGGCGAACGATTTCGGCACGCCCGGCGTGGCCGAGCATTGCCTGACCATCGACGACCTGACCGAGGCCGAGCATTTCCACGATCAGCTCCGGTGCCACCTGCTGGCGCGCCTCGACCGGGGCAGCATGCTCGAGATCGCCATCGTGGGCGGCGGCGCCACCGGCGTCGAGCTGGCCGCCGAGCTGAAGCACGCCATCAACCTGCTATCCGCCTACGGCTCCCCCGACCTGCCCCGCCGCCTGCGCCTGACCCTGATCGAGAGCGGCGCCCGCCTCCTGCCGGCCTTTCCCGAGAAGGTGTCCCGAGCCGCCGCCCGCACCTTGTCGGACCTCGCCGTCGAGGTGCGGACGAATGCGATGGTCACTGGGGCGGATGTGGACGGCTTTTCCCTGAAGGACGGAAGCCGCATTCCGGCCGGCCTGAAGGTCTGGGCGGCGGGCGTGAAGGCTCCGGACGTGCTCGCCGGTCTCGACGGCCTTGAGCGCTCGCGGACCGGGCAGCTCGTCGTCGGGCCCGACCTGCGCACGAGCCGCGATCCGGCGATCCTCGCCTTGGGCGACTGCACGAGCCTCGACGATCCGCAATCCGGCAAGCCCGTCCCGGCGACCGCGCAGGCCGCGCGCCAGCAGGCTCAGCACCTCGCGCGCCATCTCGGCCGCGCCTTGGCCCGCGGCGGCTCGGTCGCGACGGATCTGCCGCCGTTCCGCTACGTCGAGAAGGGCGCCATCGTATCGCTCGCCGATTTCAACGGTTGGGGCACCCTCGGGCGCTACACGTTCGGAGGCGGCCGCCTGAACGGACTCTCGGCCCGGCTGACCCACGACCTGCTGTACCGGCAGCACCAGATCGGTCTCTACGGTCCGGTGCGCGGGACCATGACGTGGCTGCTCGACGACCTCGACCACCTGATCAGCCCGCCGGTGCGACTCGATTGA
- the sfsA gene encoding DNA/RNA nuclease SfsA, whose protein sequence is MQFVAPLVPGRLVQRYKRFLADIETEEGRVTVHCPNPGAMLGLNAPGARVLLSRSTNPARKLPLTWELVEADLPGGPQWVGINTLRPNALVAEAFRAGIITALAGHDTLKPEVRYAQASRVDFLASGAEGGPCHVEVKNCHLMRQAGLAEFPDCKAARSARHMRDLAQVVAEGGRALVVIVVQMHAEAFDVARDIDPVFDRAFREARAAGVEVRAYRCAVGPEGVAVSDAIPVITPA, encoded by the coding sequence ATGCAGTTCGTCGCGCCGCTGGTGCCGGGACGGCTGGTGCAGCGCTACAAGCGCTTCCTGGCCGACATCGAGACCGAGGAGGGCCGCGTCACCGTGCACTGCCCCAACCCCGGCGCGATGCTCGGGCTGAATGCGCCGGGCGCGCGGGTGCTGCTCTCCCGCTCGACCAATCCGGCGCGCAAGCTGCCGTTGACCTGGGAGCTGGTGGAGGCGGATCTGCCCGGTGGCCCGCAATGGGTCGGCATCAACACGCTGCGCCCGAACGCCCTGGTGGCCGAGGCCTTCCGGGCCGGCATCATCACGGCGCTGGCCGGTCACGACACGCTCAAGCCCGAGGTCCGCTACGCGCAGGCGAGCCGGGTCGACTTCCTGGCCAGCGGCGCGGAGGGCGGTCCCTGCCATGTGGAGGTCAAGAACTGCCACCTGATGCGCCAAGCGGGTCTGGCGGAGTTTCCCGACTGCAAGGCCGCCCGCAGCGCCCGCCACATGCGGGATCTGGCCCAGGTCGTCGCCGAGGGCGGACGGGCTCTGGTGGTGATCGTCGTGCAGATGCACGCGGAGGCCTTCGACGTCGCCCGGGACATCGACCCCGTCTTCGACCGTGCCTTCCGGGAGGCGCGGGCCGCCGGCGTGGAGGTCCGGGCCTATCGATGCGCCGTCGGGCCGGAGGGTGTGGCCGTCAGCGATGCAATCCCTGTGATCACGCCGGCCTGA